The Amycolatopsis coloradensis sequence CACGCGGACGCGTTCACCCGGTGATCCATCGCAGGCTCCTGCGGCTGGCGGGTGTCGTCCTCGCTCCCGTCCTGCTGCTCGCGGTGCTGTCGATACTCGTGTCGGCCTGCTACGTCGGCGGAGCCGTCCTGACGGCGTCCGTCCTCACCGATCTCACTCGCGGCGGGGGCTTCGCGACCGTGACACCCGCGATCGCGGCGTTGACCGGCGTCGTCGTGGTGCGCGCGATCCTGCTGTGGGCACGGGAGGTCGCCGCGGCCCGGTTCGGCATCGCCATCCGCACCAGGCTGCGCGGCGAGCTTCTGCGCCGCATCACCCTGCTGGGACCGGCCTGGACGCGGGGAGAGCGCGCGGGGGCGATCACGCACACGGTCGTCGACGGGGTCGAAGCCCTCGACGCCTACTACAGCCGTTATCTGCCGCAGCTGCTCGTGACCTGTCTGGTTCCGGCCGCCGTCGCCGGGTGGCTGTTCACCGTGTCCGTCCCCGCCGCCGCGATCCTCGCGACAGCGGTCCTGTGCGCCGTGGCCGTCCCCCGCTTCTGGGATGCCCGGCTGCTCCGGACGGGACGAACCCGGTGGAGCGCCTACGAAAAGCTGGCGGCCGACTATCTGGAGGCGACCCAGTCGATCGCCGTCCTCCGGCTCTTCGGTGCGGGCCGCCGGGCGGGCGAGGCACTCTCCCACCGCGGCGACCGCCTGCACCGGGTCACGATGGCCCAGCTGCGTGTCTCGCTGGTGGAAGCGGGAGTCAGCGCCCTGGCACTGCACCTCGGCCTCGCGGCCACGGTCGTCGTCGCGTGCGCCGGGGTCGTCGGCGGTCAGGCGCCCGCGGCGTCGGTGTTCCTGTTCTTGTTGTGCGCCAGGGAATGCTTCCGCCCGGTGCTCGATCTGTCCGCCCACTGGCACGTCGGCTACCAAGGGCTGGGCGCGGTCGAGGGCATCGACGAGATCATGACGGCGCGTCCGCAGGTCGCCGACACCGGCACCCGCACCGAACCCGCTCGGCACGGGGCTCGGCTGCGGCTGCGGGACGTCGGATACCGCTACCCGAACGGCGCGGGCGTTTCCGGCATCAGCTTCGAATGCGCGCCGGGGAACACGACCGGGATCGTGGGCCCGTCGGGCGCCGGGAAGAGCACGATCGCCCGGCTTCTCGTCCGCGAGGCCGACCCGCAGCAGGGGACGATCGAACTCGACGGAACCCCGATCACCGGGTACACCCTCGCCGCTCTCCGCGCGAGCATCGGCGTCGTCGGCCAGCACACCTATCTTTTCCATGGCACCGTGGAAGAAAACCTCCGGCTCGCCCGGCCGGACGCCACGCACGACGAGATCCGCGCCGCCGCCCACGTCGCGGACGCGATCGAGTTCGTCGAAGCACTCCCCCGCGGCTTCGCGACGGTCCTCACCGAGAACGGGACCCAGTTGTCCGGCGGCCAGCGGCAACGCCTCGCCATCGCCAGGGCCGTGCTCGCCGCGCCTCCGGTGCTGCTGCTCGACGAAGCGACCTCGGCCTTGGACGTCGACACCGAGAAACGCGTCCTCACCCGGCTGGCGGAACACTGCGATGGCACCACCCGCGTCGTGATCGCCCACCGCGAGACCGCCCTGCGTGACGCCGGCGCGATCGTCACGATCGAGTCCGGCCGCGTCACCGGGCAGGCGGTCCACTCGTGAGCGGACCGCTCCGGCGGCTGCTGCCGGTCGTCGGCGAGCGGCGGGCCACCTTCGTCTGGACGGTCGCGAGCAACGCGGCCGTCCAGCTCGGTGCGCTGACGACGACCGTGCTCGGCACGTGGCTGGCCGGGCGGGCCGCGGCGACCAGTACCGCGCCACTGGCCATCGTCGCAACCGCCCTGTGCGGCCTGGCCGTGGTGACCGCGGCGATGACCTGGCGCGAGTCCTGGGTCTCCCACGATCTGGCCTACCGGCTGATCGGCACCTTGCGTGCCCGGGTGTTCGACCGGCTCCGCGTGAGCCTGCCCGACCGCCGGAAGCCACGCAGGAGCGGTGATCTCGTGTCCGTCGCCTTCGCCGACATCGACCGTCTCGAATGGCTCTACGCCCACACCGCGGCCCAAGCACTCACCTCGGCCATGATGGTCGCCGCCACCGCGACCCTGTCGCTCCTCGTCACGCCGTGGCTGCTGCTGGCGTGGGTACCGTTCGTCGTCGTGACCGCGGCGCTGCCGTGGCTGTCCGGCCGAGCGGGAACGCGGCAGGGCACCGAACTCACCGAGGCCGCCGCGACCCTCAACGCCGAACTCGTCGACACCGTCCGGGGACTCGGCGAACTCAGCAGTGCGGGAGCCCTGCACCGTCGCACCGCCGCCCTGGAGAAACGGACGAGTGCGCTGACCGCCGTGCAAACGAGGATCGGCTCCCGGGTCGGCTGGGAGCGCGCTGTCACGGACGCGGCTCTGGCGCTCAGCGCGATCGGCGCGCTCGCGGTCTGCGCGGCGAACCTCGACACGATCGACCGCGCGCTCGCACCGGTCGCCATGGTGCTGGCCACCGCGGCACTCGGCCCGATCGCGCAGATTTCGGATCTGCTGCGCAACGTCGGCACGTTGCGCGCCGCCGGTACCAGGATCACCGAAATCCTCGACCGGGCACCGGCGGTCCAGGAGCCCCGCGCGCCCCGGCCCCTGCCGTCCCGTGATCGCGCGACCGGGCTCGTCTTCGATCACGTGTCCTTCGGTTACCGCGACGACGCTCCGCCGGTCCTGCGCGACGTGTCGTTCACCGTCCGCCCGGGCGAAAGGGTCGCCCTCACCGGGCCGTCCGGGGCGGGCAAGACCACGTGCGCGCTGCTCGCGACCCGGATGTGGGACCCCGACGCCGGCCGCGTCACCCTGGACGGCGTCGACCTCACCGAGCTGACCGACGACGACCTCCGCCGCGCGATCAGCGCCGTTCCCCAGGAACCCGGCCTGCTCACCGGGACGATCGCCACCAACATCCGGCTCGGAAACCCGGATGCCGACGACATCGAAGTCGAACGAGCCGCGCGGCGGGCGGGGATCCTCGACCCGGGAGCCGGATTCCCCGCCGGACTCGCCACCGTCGTCGGCGAATCCGGTGACGGGCTGTCCGGTGGCCAGCGAGCACGAGTCGCCGTCGCAAGGGCGCTGCTGGTGAATCCCAGGATCCTCATCCTCGACGAGGCCACCGCCAACCTCGACCCCGAAGCCGACGAAGCCATCACCGCGGCCCTCGCGTCTGCCGGGAACGACATCGGTGTCCTCGTCATCGCCCACCGCCCCGCCACACTGGCCGGCTGCCACCGGGTAATCGCCTTGCGAGAAGGCGGACGTGCCGGCCGATCGTGAGACGTCACGCGGATCCCGCCTCCGGCCGTCGCGAGATCATGGCTAATCTCGTTCGCGATCGGTCAAAGGCGGAAGGCTTCCTGTGGCAGGTTCAGCTCGGCGCGGCACTGGCTGGCTCAGCGTCATCGCGATCGCGACCATCCTCCTCGTCGGGTTGATGCTGTTCTTCGGAGGTCCGGCGACCAGCGTCGCGGGGAAGGACGTCGGCTACATCTCCGGTGACGAGGCGAACGTCCGGCGATGCCCGTCAGTCGAATGCGAGTCGACCGCGACATACCACCGGGACCAGCAGCTGATCATCCTCAAGGCCGATGTCACCGGTGGCGAGTCGCATGGTTCGCGACGATGGCTGGAGATCCGATACGGCGACGAAGTCCGTTACGTGCACTCGTATTTCGTCACCGAAAAGTCGGACTCGCGGGCAGAGACGCTCGAACTCCTGGTTTCCGCGGCGGCCGTGCTGGTCGGTATCGCGATACTCGGTCTCACCGGCTGGCGACGAGGCCAGACCTGGGCGGCCATGAAAGAGAAAACGGCGAACTCCCTACTCGCGGCAGGAACTTTCGCGGCAGGGCTGGTCGTCGGGATCGTCGCCTTTCTCGTCGCCAGTGCCGACGGCCAGTCCAGGGCGGCCTTTCTGTCGAGCGCGCTCGCCAACGTCGGCGCCGGGCTGGTCGGTGCGGCGGTGACCTTCGTTCTTTTCCAGGTCTTTCTCAGCCGCCGAGCGCCTTCACGAGAACAGGTGGTGGAACTGCAGGCACAGTTCTCCGAACTGAGGCATACCCTCGAAGGAACCCGCGCGGCGGCCGCGCCACCTACCGTGCCCGCCCGGCCCGCCGAGGAACAGCTTGGCAGTTCCCGGATCTTGCGCTTGGCTCTCCTGGCGACCGCGGTCGCGTGGATCGTGCGGCAGGCGCGAACCTCCGGCAACTCCTTCCGCCGATGATCGGCTCACACCCAAGGGAGACGGCTGTACTGTCACTACCGAACTCCGGGACAGTTCTCCCGAACCCGAGAATCCGTGTCGCCGCCTACGTCATCCGCCCGAGACCACAGCCTGAACTCCTGATCTTCGAGCACATCGACGTCCCCGAAGCCGGGCAACAAGTCCCTGCCGGAGGAGTGAACTCCAACGAAGACCTCCCGAAGGCAGTGCTGCGGGAAGTCCTTGAGGAAACAGGGTTGGCCGGCGTCACTGTCGTCCAGGCGCTGACGACCGAGGACAGACCCCATCCAGAGACCGGACAACCCCGTCGCACCACGTACTTTCACCTGCTGGCGCCCACCGACACAGCCGATGACTGGATACACCGTGCCGGGGGAACCGGCAGCGACGCCGGAATGAGGTTCGCCTGCCGGTTCCAGCCGCTTCCCCTTCCGCGTCCGCTGACCGACGACCAGGACATCTGGCTCCGGCTGATCGATCCAGCACTGGCCACGCGGCCGCAATCAGGACTGCACCCAAGATGATCTACACCTGCCGGCTGGGCCGAAGCCTGCTGCGCCGGCGCCGACACGCCCAAAAGACTCGACGGCGCATTCAGTCAAGCGGTGCTCGGCAAGACGACAGGCACTTACAGCCCCCGATGAAAGGACAGGCCTGTGAAGGTCCTGGTAGTAGGCGGAACCGGGTTCATCGGACATCACATCGTGCGCGAACTACTGGCACGCGGGCACGACGTCACGGTCCTGGTCCGCACGCCACCCACGAATCTCCCCGCCGCGGTAACGGTCCGACTCGGCGACCTCACCGATCTGTCCGACGATCGACTCGACACGATCGTCGCCGGCCACACGGGCATCGTCATCGCATCGGCCGCCGCCGTCGCCGCACCGCGCGGCACCGACATCGCCGCGTTCTTCCACGACACCAACGTCGCCCCCGTCGTCAGATTGCTCGCCGCCGGATGCCGGGCACAATGCGACCGCGCTGTCATCCTCGGCAGTTTCTACGCCACCCTCCAGCGCGAACAGCCGGCACTCCGCCTGGCCGAACTCAACCCGTACATCGCCAGCAGAATCGAACAAGCCGAGCACGCACGCGCCGCGGTCAACACGGAAACCTCCGTGGCCGTTCTGGAACTCCCCTACGTCGCGGGCACGACCCCCGGCCGGCAATCACCTCTCGCGCCCATGCTGCACAGCCTGTCCATCGGTGACGCAGGCATCTTCGCCTACTCCGGCGCCACCGCCGTGGTCACCGTCACCCAAGTCGCGCGAGCCGCCGTCGCGGCACTGGACCGTCGCGCCAATGGCGACTATCCGATCGTCACCGCGAACCTCGCTTGGGCCGATCTCTTCACCCGCCTCGCAACCGCGAGCGGCCGCCCTCCCCAACGCGTCTGGAAGCTTCACTCACGCGCCATCGAACTCCTGATCCGCTTCGAAGGCGTCCGCCAGCGCCGCCAAGGATTGACCATCGGCTTCCATCCGGCACAGTGGAGCAAACTGCACGCCACCGCCATGATCCTCGACCCGGAAATCGCGCGAGCCGAACTCGGCGTCGAGCCCGACGACCTCCACAACGCGCTCCAAGACTCCGCTCCGGACACTTCACCACAAGGTTGACCGCGGGACATCAGCTCATGCCGACGTCAGGACGGCCGGACGCGTCACCCCTGCCGGCGAACCTCGGCCGTACCGCGGAGGGCGGATCAACTGGAAGTGCCGCTGCAACCGGCGGTCGAATGACCGGTGACCATGGCCTCCGGACAGCGTCAACCCGTCGCCAGCGCCCGCTGCGACACACTGCCGGCGTGCACCGGGGCGATGAACACGCTGCGAGGCGGCGCCGGTCTCTCGTCATCCGGCAGGTCAAGGGCTTCCAAGCCGTCCTGCCATCGCACCCAGTCCTGGACGCACAAGCCCAGCCAGAACTCCACATCGTCGCAGTCGCGGCGGCGGCAACGGTTTCTGCTGCTATCGATCGTCATAGCCCCAAGGAACCCTCCTCCCCCCATTCAGCTCCACACAGTACTGCGACGCCCTGGCCACCCGTTTCACGACATGCCAACGGGTTGCTATCGAACGACGTCGTCCGGCCGAGGTCCCGGAGTTCCCGAACGCGCGTCCAGGGGCACCGTGAGATAGGTGAGATCCGGTTCGACCTGCTCGGCTTGGGCGCCGGCTCGCCGCATCGCGCGAATCATCGCCGTATTCGCTTCCTGGGCGATCGCGACGAGTGCCACGCTGTCGTCGGCGCGCGCGAGGGTGATCAGCCGGTCGAGCAAAGCCGTGCCGATGCGGGTACGCCCGGCTGCCCCTACAGGCGACGCGCGACGCACCCGACGAGCTGACCGCTCGACGCCGTTCTTTGGAAGAGAAGACCACCGACATCGCTCGTCAGGTGTGTCGCGAAAGCCACTTCCGCGGTGCCGAAGGTGGCTTTCGCGACACGCCCCGACATCACGCCACGGTCTGCGTTCGGCTCGTTCGCTCGGCGATCCAGTCCCGGTACACGGTCACATCGGTCCAGATGCCCAGACCGCTGGCGCATTTCGGATCCGCGTCACCATCGCGGCTGGTGGCGCCGACCAGTTCCCACTCACCGGGCCTGCCCTTGATCTGCGGACCGCCGGAGTCGCCGTAGCAGCCCATCGCGTCCGGAGTGTCGGAACCGGTGCAGATCTCCTTGCCCGCGGCGATGGTGCGACAGTCCTCCGCCGGCCTGACCTTGGTGTCCAGTTCCTGGAGGATCTCCGGCGCGCCGCAGTTCTGGTCGGCGCAGTGCTCACCCCAGCCG is a genomic window containing:
- a CDS encoding ABC transporter ATP-binding protein/permease is translated as MIHRRLLRLAGVVLAPVLLLAVLSILVSACYVGGAVLTASVLTDLTRGGGFATVTPAIAALTGVVVVRAILLWAREVAAARFGIAIRTRLRGELLRRITLLGPAWTRGERAGAITHTVVDGVEALDAYYSRYLPQLLVTCLVPAAVAGWLFTVSVPAAAILATAVLCAVAVPRFWDARLLRTGRTRWSAYEKLAADYLEATQSIAVLRLFGAGRRAGEALSHRGDRLHRVTMAQLRVSLVEAGVSALALHLGLAATVVVACAGVVGGQAPAASVFLFLLCARECFRPVLDLSAHWHVGYQGLGAVEGIDEIMTARPQVADTGTRTEPARHGARLRLRDVGYRYPNGAGVSGISFECAPGNTTGIVGPSGAGKSTIARLLVREADPQQGTIELDGTPITGYTLAALRASIGVVGQHTYLFHGTVEENLRLARPDATHDEIRAAAHVADAIEFVEALPRGFATVLTENGTQLSGGQRQRLAIARAVLAAPPVLLLDEATSALDVDTEKRVLTRLAEHCDGTTRVVIAHRETALRDAGAIVTIESGRVTGQAVHS
- a CDS encoding ABC transporter ATP-binding protein — translated: MSGPLRRLLPVVGERRATFVWTVASNAAVQLGALTTTVLGTWLAGRAAATSTAPLAIVATALCGLAVVTAAMTWRESWVSHDLAYRLIGTLRARVFDRLRVSLPDRRKPRRSGDLVSVAFADIDRLEWLYAHTAAQALTSAMMVAATATLSLLVTPWLLLAWVPFVVVTAALPWLSGRAGTRQGTELTEAAATLNAELVDTVRGLGELSSAGALHRRTAALEKRTSALTAVQTRIGSRVGWERAVTDAALALSAIGALAVCAANLDTIDRALAPVAMVLATAALGPIAQISDLLRNVGTLRAAGTRITEILDRAPAVQEPRAPRPLPSRDRATGLVFDHVSFGYRDDAPPVLRDVSFTVRPGERVALTGPSGAGKTTCALLATRMWDPDAGRVTLDGVDLTELTDDDLRRAISAVPQEPGLLTGTIATNIRLGNPDADDIEVERAARRAGILDPGAGFPAGLATVVGESGDGLSGGQRARVAVARALLVNPRILILDEATANLDPEADEAITAALASAGNDIGVLVIAHRPATLAGCHRVIALREGGRAGRS
- a CDS encoding NUDIX hydrolase; the protein is MIGSHPRETAVLSLPNSGTVLPNPRIRVAAYVIRPRPQPELLIFEHIDVPEAGQQVPAGGVNSNEDLPKAVLREVLEETGLAGVTVVQALTTEDRPHPETGQPRRTTYFHLLAPTDTADDWIHRAGGTGSDAGMRFACRFQPLPLPRPLTDDQDIWLRLIDPALATRPQSGLHPR
- a CDS encoding NAD-dependent epimerase/dehydratase family protein; the encoded protein is MKVLVVGGTGFIGHHIVRELLARGHDVTVLVRTPPTNLPAAVTVRLGDLTDLSDDRLDTIVAGHTGIVIASAAAVAAPRGTDIAAFFHDTNVAPVVRLLAAGCRAQCDRAVILGSFYATLQREQPALRLAELNPYIASRIEQAEHARAAVNTETSVAVLELPYVAGTTPGRQSPLAPMLHSLSIGDAGIFAYSGATAVVTVTQVARAAVAALDRRANGDYPIVTANLAWADLFTRLATASGRPPQRVWKLHSRAIELLIRFEGVRQRRQGLTIGFHPAQWSKLHATAMILDPEIARAELGVEPDDLHNALQDSAPDTSPQG